GCTGTTATTGATTATACATTAGCATCTCCAGGCATCTGGCTTGAACACTGCAGCTGCTTCTCTTTCAACGGAGACTGAGTTGACCCTCCCCTTCATCAAATTTCCTTGCATGAGGCCCCAAAGATACAATACGCTGGCCTTAACATGGGTTTCTTTCAAATTTATAGGAGCCCACGGTATGCTTTGAAGTACCATCTGTATCTGGTTCAGTTTTGTCTTCTACAAAGAAGAAATCCATCAACAGCAATCAAGTGTGCAATGCATTAAGGCACAATTCCATAAGCAGCACCACAATCACCTACACCGTCTATGCCCAACCCCAATTCAGATGTAGAATATCAAGTTAAGACTTTAACAGTCCTGCCAATGAAACACAAGCTGGCAGAGTTAATGGATTGTGGATTCGCTTGATCAACTAAGTGTCTTGCTATGGGCAAACATGGGTTCTGATCTTCTGTATGCCAAACCCCCAATGTTGCCCGTAAAAATAATTTGCCTGCTGATATTGGGTTTCTGGTCACACCAAGCTCAAGCCAGAGAGATCAATATGGTAAACTACAAGTGGTATTTTTGGCGGATAATAATGATACTCATCATCTTGATACTCCTTCATGTCAGATGACACTTGGTTCAACCTGATCCACAGCCAGGGAACTTAGAAAAGGTGACATTAGACTCTCTAGTTCTGCAGTATCTAAAGCACCAACATCGACAGTGCCCAGCTCCTATAACCAGTTTACCACCTCTTTTTGTTGCATCCACATGTGTCCAGAACCACGACGAAGTACAGAGCTGCTTGCAAATGTGAAAACTCGCCAGTTTATGAGTGAGTTTAGAAATCATTATGATGGGATTCATGGAACCTGAAGAGACAGACAGTTTACTTATAGCAGATTTTGGCCTTGGCGCTCTTGCAGGGATGACTTTGCTCTTCTGGCGTATAGCTTTCGTTGGCGACTCCTCTTAGATTGTAACGGGGAACCATTTTGGTGAGCTCAAAATTTTTGATTTAGAAAGTGGGAATATCGTGGAAATTAGTATGGGTTATCATTCACCATTAACACTCGTCCAATCAGCTCTATCTGGTGATACTCGGTTATTTCTTCTGGGTCATATGAAGTTCGACTCTGGGATGGATCTTCAGGTTCAGGTGGCCACTTGCACTGTTTTGATGGTGCGTGGCAGCTCGGTGCAACAACTCGGTACTTctatatgaaattttgatatggaaATCTGTATGTAATTTTTATTCTTAAAATGGCAGTAATTTCAATTTAAGATACTGTAATTTGGTTGGTTCTTTATTCTTTTGTAACGATTGTTTTCTTGCTCCCAAAAGAAAAAATGTGGGAGCTCAAAATAATTTAGTGTTAGTTTAGACCTTGGAAACGTGGAAGAGAGTCTGGAGGCTTAAAGTGGTCTCCAGAATTCAGATATTCTGGTGGAAAGCTGTCCATAATATTCTCTCCCTGGCAACACTTCTGACATATCCCCAACTTGTGGGATGTGTAGAGATGCTGACGAAACCATAAGACATGTTTTAACAGTTTCAGCAAAGCAATCTGGTAAATGAGCCGATAAAGTCATGGTTTTATGTCTGCCACCAAATACTGGTACATGAGGAAAGCTACGTGTCAATATTGCTTTCAAGGCGTTGAACCAAATCCACAATCAACGATTGTCCTGATCAAAAACCACCTTGCAGAAACCAGAAATTACCAAAGCCAAGTTACCTACATCCAAAACCCAACTCTCTCCAGTTAGATGCAATGCAAACTACTTTACCAAGAGTGGTCCGTGGATTTCAGAGGTACACCATATACACAGGTGTAATCAGAACTGCAGGTACAGCAATGGTTTCTATTGATGGACAAAATTGTATAACAGGAACAGCAAGGGTCATCAGCAAGGCAGGATAAGGGAGGAGTGACAGTGGGACTGATTGCTGCTGTAAAATGAGCTCACCATATGAAGTCAAAGGAGCTAATATTGGAGCTGCAGGATAAGGGAGTAAGAAACAGATGAAAAGGAAGTGCAAACTTCATTCTCCACTCTTCTGATGTGACGGAGAGATGGGGAAAGCTAATGCAGGATAACTCTATGCTTGTAAATCTTAATGCTAGGTGGGAACTTCCCGTCACCACCTAGTCGGTATTATGTTTctttccaaataaaaaaaaatcttgaaataATTTCCATCACAACAACTGCTTTCAGAACTAGTAAGATTACCATTTCCAGACTCCTAATTAAGCTGTCTCAGATTCGAACTAATCTCCATTTAAGTTTTGATATTTTGAAGACATGAAGCGGGAAatatttaacaaacaaaaaaacttcGGCCAAACAAAATCATCATTAAGATTCATTTATATCAAGAAAGATAAACTAAACCAAAAACCCTACATCCGAACAGTACCATCATGATAATGTGAAATATTGTGCAAAAGATTCGCGAACAAGAGCAGTAGATTTTGCGAATAACAAGAACTAGATAATAGATTCACCTGTTTTTCTTCtaaagcttcttcttcttcaggatTCTATTGATTCTTCAGTCAGTCTCTGGCTCCACCTAAGTACCTGAGTTCAAAGAAACTATGCTTTTAAAATAATTCTCGGCGTTCAAGAATGGAATATCATTGATATTTAGTTCTCTAGCACTTTCATGTTTTGGGTCATACAGAACTAGACTGTCGCAGCTCAAGAGTAGAATATCTCCATTCTTAGAAGACCACACGAGCCTAAAATAATGATTGTCGCTGATAATACTCTCATGGGCAATGACATAAAGCTTAGTCCAAGATTCTCGAACTCCATAATCCAGCATCTTCCATACTTCATAACCAATCTTAATTTCATTAACATATGAGCTGACAAGTGCACAAAGGCACCCTTCCAACACTCCCAGAACCATACGCAGATCCTTATTCTTCTCCTTAAGTCCATCTGGTAGTTGCATTTCGTTAAAACTCTCGTCGCTGATATCCAAAGAGAGTACGACAAATCTTGATGGAACTACCGCTAACCAATGAAAGTCTCCATTAACAAGCACCCCAGCTGTTTGCATTAAGGTAAAAAAATAAGGTATGGTCTTCTCAGTTTTCCAGGAATTTGATGATAACTTATAGATTAGGATCAGACACCTGCTTTCATGAGGCGCTACACCTATTGCAAACTTGTAATCATCGTTCTTGTGATCATAGCCTAAAGCATGTAAGCAAACATGACAACCACTTTTAAATTCGATTGACAACTTGGGCATTTCTTTATATTCTCTTGTAGCTGGATTCCAAAGACAGAAAAAATCTCTATCACCATCATACTCAGACAAACGAATGCAAACGAGACCGTTACATGTACCCAACAATGATCGAACATAATAATGGAAAGATTTGAATGGGTAATTCATTTCATTATTCTCTGACACTGATGAATCATAACTTATGGAGTAATTTACAGATTTTATACACCTGCCTTCATGAAATAAGAGAATAGGGTTGTTTTTCTGGGCAGTAAGATGAAGGTGCGATCTAACAAATTCAGAGGTAGAAATTAGGGCATACCAATTCCTGCAAACGCACTTACATGCAAGTAATGATTCCGCTGGTACCCTTAGAAGTATGTCTCGGTAGAGATCTTCCGGAAGGCTTgacattattcttcttcttctcccgatTCAGCTTCTAATTTCTTAGGGTTTATGTTCCCGAATCCGGAGAATTGAGAGACTAAATCCGAATTTTTAGAGTCTCCTTCCTACGATTCAGATTTTCATCGTTGTAGGAGCAGATAAAAACACCCAGAGAGAGACGCTGAGAGTGAGAGAGATAGGTTTTTGTTTTGAAGGTAAGAAGATGTATTTGGTTACTACTATGAGGCCTCTACTACTATTGCGCAAGACTGGGTGCGAACCAACCAGCGAGCTAAGCATGCAGGACTTGTAGTTTTGGCCTTGGCGCCTCGGCATGTAACACTAGCAACCTGCTTGCACAAGCCGAAGCAAGGCAGGAGGATTGAAGAAAACTTTGCGGCATTCAAGTATGGGTGGGTGCAAATATTTTTGAGAAGAGTATTTCAGCTGAATATTACGGCATGACGATATAAAGTTGTCGTAAACTATAAGAAGGGAAaggatatttattttatttacgaTCTTCATTCAGCTATTAATACATTTCTTAGAAGGATTTTCCAAAATGAAGACCTCTTTAATATCAAAATTGAATTGACTACTCCAAATATGACAAAATAAGCTCTAAAGCCAAAACAAACAAGCATACACAATTTTTCCTATGCTAAGTTTAAAAACTTACTTTAACAAAAATAACTACACAATTTaaaaagaacgcgcaattggggataAAAATACTAAACGGGGATATTGATTGCTTCTCCCAGCCCATGGTTTGTGCAAGGGGGGATTTTTAGATATGAAAACACTAAAATATCCTTTGGTTAataaaaaaacattatgaaaagaccgtTATACTCTTTTTTCTAAAacattaaaatcaaaaaccaaattcatatatCCCCCATTCTTCTCAAATCAGCACCGGCACTGACCTAGGGTTaggtttttgattattttttttgcttcatcgttcttcatccgttcttcgtcgattcaaaaatttcttcgtcgattaacctacccgaataataaccatgcctccacgaaaaaaaacaaatgcccaatcgaaggaaaaatcgattgctcaacaaaaacaccGACAAAGaattgctttgattgctcaagagcaagaagaagaagaagcaacgaACTCGaacaatcaacctctcgcaaccatggcttctgtgagaaggtaagtgatattGAACTAGTTTATGAGTGTTTGAATCAATTTATAGCAATGGGgttaggttagaatcgcgaaccctaactgaaacagttgagttacAGAGAGTAACGGAACTGAAAtttgtatgaatacaatgccggttttAAGTTCCACATTCAATCTAGGATGAATACAGTGCCGGTATTAGGTTACGGCATAGATTGTAGCATGAATGCAATTCCGTTTCCAAACCCTGAAACTGAATATTACGTACCAGCATAGAAATTGGGTTGAATACTATGCCGTTTTTCTATTACGGTATTCCTTAATGATAATtcgtgtatgccggtagtggacttcaAACTTACAGGAACATCTATGAATTtttcaccagtaccggcatagatTTTCAGTTGCATTGTATGCCGGTACTCGG
The nucleotide sequence above comes from Papaver somniferum cultivar HN1 chromosome 8, ASM357369v1, whole genome shotgun sequence. Encoded proteins:
- the LOC113301577 gene encoding F-box protein CPR1-like → MSSLPEDLYRDILLRVPAESLLASTREYKEMPKLSIEFKSGCHVCLHALGYDHKNDDYKFAIGVAPHESRCLILIYKLSSNSWKTEKTIPYFFTLMQTAGVLVNGDFHWLAVVPSRFVVLSLDISDESFNEMQLPDGLKEKNKDLRMVLGVLEGCLCALVSSYVNEIKIGYEVWKMLDYGVRESWTKLYVIAHESIISDNHYFRLVWSSKNGDILLLSCDSLVLYDPKHESARELNINDIPFLNAENYFKSIVSLNSGT